The following proteins are encoded in a genomic region of Dokdonia donghaensis DSW-1:
- a CDS encoding DUF3857 domain-containing protein, with amino-acid sequence MKHILRLLFILFFTTLYSQNPSIKQIPSWVNKVDYKENIENEEAESGYYYLLYDKQLNAVNKTRYSNSVVKIINGEGITQMSNLTFEFDPSYEKLIFHKIDIIRNGERISQLNLNKIETIQRESNLEKNLYDGRLTSLVNLTDVREGDVIDYAYSIAGENPIYEGGYSSSLYFQYAAPVGKLHFTVTVLNNDSFKFKYFNNAPKPAESISGNSKVYEWTLEDVAPKFYDTNEPMWYDDYGFVQFVNYESWESIVNQYKEIYTLSAADKKRLKRLSDQNIKSKTKDLAPSKEEIANTLIDFVQDDVRYFGFENGMNSHKPESPLKVLEQRFGDCKGKSFLLSELLQANGIEAYPMLVNSTAGKSIGDKLPTPNLFDHCVVTYNLDGEDYYIDPTISNQGAGAKGKFFPNYEKGLVLKPGEKGLTQIDFKPTGGVAISEIYDVDEINGSGALTVVTTYKGSDADRLRADFDQRSNASIQKDYLRFYSTLYPNIKKGDDLEVEDLRSTRNEFIVRESYVIDSIWAKSPDNEQLIYIETYPLLLESYVNPTTSPERTAPYAINYPLDIEFNITVNLPEPWEFEDYKNTIESSYFKYEQQASHFGNKLLVTHNYSRKKDFVEAGDVRKYISDHSKIQDDLSYFITYDLEAASAMETSGLSYIAIFLLVISLMLFGYGAYRLYYEYDVPAQVKDTQGKNIGGWLILIAIGLVFTPIVILVQILSEDGYFDAYTWSALWNSEGLTGKPMIILIAIEMIVNVALIVYSFVVIILFFKRRTIVPRLMIILYAGTLTFLILDSVAANALASDMFTPEENQESLKEIIKAIFRCAVWIPYFIMSERVKETFVKRAPGYVAPPETVEQSSVQVIESAETPKEYNSLENRLENERDKNG; translated from the coding sequence TTGAAGCATATTTTACGTTTACTATTCATTCTTTTTTTTACAACACTCTATTCTCAAAATCCTAGTATAAAACAAATCCCATCGTGGGTAAATAAAGTTGACTATAAGGAGAATATTGAAAATGAAGAAGCAGAAAGTGGCTACTACTATCTTCTATATGATAAGCAGCTTAATGCTGTAAATAAAACTAGATATAGTAACTCTGTAGTTAAAATTATAAATGGAGAGGGCATAACTCAAATGTCTAATCTAACGTTTGAATTTGACCCATCTTATGAGAAGCTCATTTTTCATAAAATTGATATAATACGCAATGGGGAGCGTATCTCTCAACTTAATCTTAATAAGATTGAGACTATACAAAGAGAGTCTAATCTAGAAAAGAATCTATATGACGGGAGACTTACAAGTCTTGTAAATCTTACAGATGTGCGAGAGGGCGATGTGATAGACTATGCATACTCTATAGCTGGAGAGAATCCTATTTATGAAGGAGGATATAGTAGCAGTCTTTATTTTCAATATGCAGCCCCTGTAGGTAAACTACACTTTACGGTGACTGTGCTTAATAATGACTCTTTTAAGTTTAAATACTTTAATAATGCACCTAAGCCAGCAGAAAGTATTTCAGGTAATAGCAAGGTTTACGAATGGACGCTAGAAGATGTTGCACCTAAGTTTTATGATACTAACGAGCCTATGTGGTATGATGATTATGGTTTTGTGCAATTTGTAAATTATGAATCGTGGGAGAGTATTGTAAATCAGTACAAAGAGATCTATACTTTAAGTGCCGCAGATAAAAAGCGATTAAAACGACTGTCAGATCAAAATATAAAAAGTAAGACCAAAGATCTTGCTCCTTCTAAAGAGGAGATTGCAAATACTCTTATAGATTTTGTACAAGATGATGTTAGGTATTTTGGTTTCGAAAATGGGATGAATTCTCATAAACCAGAGTCACCACTTAAGGTGCTTGAGCAACGATTTGGAGATTGTAAAGGGAAGTCATTTTTGCTAAGTGAGTTACTGCAAGCAAATGGCATTGAGGCATACCCTATGCTGGTAAACAGTACCGCAGGAAAGAGTATAGGTGATAAACTCCCAACGCCTAATCTCTTTGACCATTGTGTTGTTACCTATAATCTAGACGGTGAAGATTATTATATCGATCCCACAATCTCAAATCAGGGTGCAGGAGCAAAGGGTAAATTTTTTCCAAATTATGAGAAGGGGCTCGTTTTAAAACCTGGAGAAAAAGGGCTGACTCAAATTGATTTTAAGCCAACAGGAGGGGTTGCTATAAGTGAGATATATGATGTAGATGAGATTAATGGGTCTGGAGCATTAACCGTTGTAACTACATATAAAGGGAGTGATGCAGATAGATTACGTGCAGATTTTGACCAGCGTAGTAATGCTTCAATTCAAAAAGACTACCTGCGATTTTACAGTACATTATATCCTAATATAAAAAAAGGAGATGACCTCGAGGTAGAGGATTTAAGAAGTACTCGTAATGAGTTTATAGTAAGAGAGTCTTACGTTATAGATTCTATCTGGGCAAAGTCACCAGACAATGAGCAGCTTATATATATTGAGACCTATCCGTTATTATTAGAGAGTTATGTAAACCCTACTACATCACCAGAGCGCACGGCGCCATATGCTATAAACTATCCATTAGATATTGAGTTTAATATCACAGTCAACTTACCGGAGCCTTGGGAATTTGAAGATTATAAAAATACGATCGAAAGCTCATATTTTAAGTATGAACAGCAAGCAAGCCATTTTGGAAACAAACTACTAGTAACTCATAATTACTCTAGAAAGAAAGATTTTGTTGAGGCTGGTGACGTGCGTAAGTACATATCTGATCATAGTAAGATTCAAGATGATCTTTCTTATTTTATTACTTATGACCTAGAAGCAGCCTCTGCGATGGAAACCTCAGGATTAAGTTATATCGCTATTTTCCTACTAGTAATTAGCTTGATGTTGTTTGGGTATGGAGCTTATAGACTTTATTACGAATATGATGTTCCCGCTCAGGTTAAGGATACACAAGGGAAAAATATAGGAGGCTGGCTCATACTTATTGCAATAGGTCTTGTTTTTACTCCTATCGTTATTTTAGTGCAAATACTTTCTGAAGACGGTTATTTTGATGCCTATACTTGGTCTGCTCTATGGAATTCTGAAGGCTTAACAGGAAAGCCAATGATTATACTCATCGCCATAGAGATGATTGTTAATGTAGCGCTTATCGTATATAGTTTTGTGGTAATTATATTGTTCTTTAAGAGAAGGACAATTGTTCCTAGGTTAATGATTATTCTATATGCTGGCACACTTACTTTCTTAATTTTAGATAGTGTTGCAGCAAATGCACTTGCTTCAGATATGTTTACTCCAGAAGAGAATCAAGAGTCGCTTAAAGAAATTATTAAGGCTATTTTTAGGTGTGCTGTTTGGATTCCGTACTTTATTATGTCAGAACGAGTAAAGGAAACCTTTGTGAAAAGAGCTCCTGGATATGTAGCCCCACCAGAGACAGTAGAGCAATCTAGTGTTCAAGTTATAGAGAGTGCAGAAACTCCAAAGGAATATAATAGTCTCGAAAATAGGTTAGAAAATGAGCGTGATAAAAACGGTTAA
- a CDS encoding outer membrane beta-barrel protein, giving the protein MQLRHLVILVGLLLVSAFAKAQNFSVTGTLSDKESKEPLEAATVFLETVKDSTLITYTITNQNGAFTLEGRAQEKDARVNISFLGYENYSKQVDLSAGDISLGAIEVGLATNTLGEVIVKSRAPITVKKDTLEFNVSSFKTKKDANIEDLLKELPGVEVDEDGKILVNGKEVNQILVNGKPFFGDDPTVATRNLTKEMVEKIQVVDTKTDDEAFAGEDGDQENKTINLTISEEKNKGVFGRVAAGAGTDERFEYAGIVNAFDNDRRISVLAGGNNINEAGFSFGEIRKMFGGGRSVYFNGNGSFGIDGRSFGGGQGITNSRSIGTNYTDEYAKGFDASMDYFYSAANSFDETRIERENILPDRRFFTNSNSRSDSNSDNHSANATINIKKDSTILINIRPKFSYAKSETRYTRDEESLDENGDLINQSDNANFIKDQGKNFENTLSITKKWGDKGAYVRARLQNEINRQESEDFIVSNTAILGDAPELIERNQFTDGETKLDGYNLNFTYRIPLIAKKLFLDADFGHRDDSRKRSRTTFDFDENTQQYTTLNEALSTDFEGRNMRTTPKLGLNYNTEKFNINFGAGYVFRTLENTDNLRPELNVKENFEALELDSYINYRFSPKASLYASVSKSNSPPDVQQLNPFVDVSDPLNITVGNPDLSPSNVYNFYGGFNNFDFQKGGGWYLNGNGSITNDAVVNKTTIDENLVRTTTYENVDGNYNVGAGGGYNKTLKIDSLRTIKYGGGIYGNFGRNVNFNNDVKYASKTRSLTPRVNVTFTWKDLFEVRPSYNISFSKTEFGLDAFDDQEFISHTVRLSTALFVPKNWEWRNEINYNYNPNIASDFQQSALFWNSTLAYSFAKERATATLKVYDVLDQNTNARRTANANFIQDVQSTVLQQYFMLSLSWKFNTLGKKGETDNGGIMFF; this is encoded by the coding sequence ATGCAATTACGTCATCTAGTAATCTTAGTTGGACTTCTTTTAGTTTCAGCTTTCGCGAAAGCGCAAAACTTCTCAGTTACAGGCACACTTTCAGACAAGGAATCAAAAGAGCCACTTGAGGCTGCTACCGTTTTTCTTGAAACCGTAAAAGATAGTACGCTCATCACGTATACCATCACAAATCAAAATGGAGCTTTTACCTTAGAAGGGAGAGCCCAAGAAAAGGATGCTCGGGTAAATATATCTTTTTTAGGATATGAAAATTATAGCAAACAAGTAGACCTTAGTGCGGGCGATATTTCTTTAGGTGCAATAGAAGTGGGACTTGCGACTAACACACTGGGAGAGGTTATAGTAAAAAGTAGAGCGCCCATTACTGTAAAAAAAGATACACTAGAGTTTAATGTATCCTCTTTTAAAACTAAAAAGGATGCAAATATTGAAGACCTTCTAAAGGAGTTGCCAGGGGTTGAGGTAGATGAAGATGGTAAAATCTTAGTAAATGGCAAGGAGGTTAACCAGATACTTGTAAATGGGAAACCCTTTTTTGGCGACGACCCCACGGTGGCTACGCGTAATCTTACTAAAGAAATGGTGGAGAAAATACAGGTAGTAGATACAAAAACAGATGACGAGGCCTTTGCTGGTGAAGATGGTGACCAAGAGAATAAAACCATAAACCTAACCATCTCTGAGGAGAAGAACAAGGGCGTTTTTGGGCGAGTAGCTGCTGGTGCAGGTACAGATGAGCGCTTTGAGTATGCGGGTATTGTAAATGCTTTTGATAATGACAGGCGCATAAGTGTTCTTGCTGGAGGTAATAATATAAACGAGGCTGGTTTTAGTTTTGGAGAGATACGTAAGATGTTTGGCGGCGGGAGAAGTGTCTACTTTAACGGTAATGGAAGTTTTGGTATAGACGGGCGCAGTTTTGGTGGTGGCCAGGGTATTACAAACAGTCGCAGCATCGGGACAAATTATACAGATGAGTATGCAAAAGGTTTTGATGCGAGTATGGATTACTTCTACTCTGCAGCAAACTCTTTTGACGAGACACGTATCGAGCGTGAGAACATCTTGCCAGACCGTCGTTTTTTTACAAATAGCAACTCAAGAAGTGACTCAAACTCTGATAATCATAGTGCAAATGCAACTATAAACATAAAGAAGGATTCTACTATTCTTATAAACATACGCCCTAAGTTTTCTTATGCAAAGAGTGAGACGCGCTATACTCGTGATGAAGAGTCTCTTGATGAAAATGGTGATCTTATAAACCAGTCTGATAATGCAAACTTTATAAAAGATCAAGGTAAGAACTTTGAAAACACATTGAGTATAACAAAAAAGTGGGGTGACAAAGGAGCCTACGTGCGTGCTCGTCTTCAGAACGAAATAAACAGACAAGAGAGTGAAGATTTTATAGTCTCTAATACTGCCATACTAGGAGATGCTCCAGAGCTTATAGAGCGCAACCAGTTTACAGATGGTGAGACTAAACTTGATGGATACAATCTTAACTTTACATACCGCATACCACTTATTGCAAAAAAGTTATTTCTAGATGCAGATTTTGGTCATCGTGATGATAGCCGAAAGCGATCAAGAACTACTTTTGATTTTGATGAAAATACCCAGCAATATACAACGCTCAATGAGGCATTAAGTACAGACTTTGAGGGTCGCAATATGCGCACGACACCTAAGCTTGGACTTAATTATAACACAGAGAAGTTTAATATTAACTTTGGAGCAGGTTATGTTTTTAGAACACTAGAAAATACAGATAACTTGCGTCCAGAACTTAATGTAAAGGAAAATTTTGAAGCGCTAGAACTAGACTCTTACATCAACTATCGTTTTAGTCCAAAGGCATCTTTATATGCCAGTGTGAGTAAGAGTAATAGTCCGCCAGATGTGCAACAGCTCAATCCTTTTGTAGATGTGTCAGACCCACTTAATATCACTGTGGGTAATCCAGATTTATCACCTTCTAATGTCTATAACTTTTATGGAGGGTTTAATAATTTTGATTTCCAGAAAGGTGGTGGTTGGTACTTAAACGGTAATGGTAGTATTACAAATGATGCCGTGGTAAATAAAACTACCATAGATGAAAACCTTGTGCGTACCACTACTTATGAGAATGTAGATGGTAATTATAACGTAGGCGCTGGTGGTGGTTATAATAAAACGCTCAAGATAGATTCACTAAGAACCATAAAATATGGTGGAGGTATTTACGGGAACTTTGGCCGTAATGTAAACTTCAATAATGATGTGAAGTATGCAAGTAAAACAAGATCACTCACCCCAAGAGTAAATGTGACTTTTACTTGGAAAGACCTCTTTGAGGTGCGCCCTAGTTATAACATCTCATTTTCAAAAACAGAGTTTGGTCTAGATGCATTTGATGATCAAGAGTTTATCTCGCACACAGTGCGCTTGAGTACGGCTCTTTTTGTGCCAAAAAACTGGGAATGGCGTAATGAGATAAACTATAACTATAACCCTAATATTGCAAGTGACTTTCAGCAAAGTGCTTTGTTCTGGAACTCGACACTAGCATACTCTTTTGCTAAAGAAAGAGCAACAGCTACACTTAAGGTGTATGACGTGCTTGATCAAAACACAAACGCCCGTCGTACGGCAAATGCAAACTTTATACAAGACGTACAGAGTACGGTATTGCAACAGTATTTTATGCTTAGCTTGAGCTGGAAGTTTAACACGCTAGGTAAAAAAGGCGAGACGGATAATGGTGGGATAATGTTCTTTTAG
- a CDS encoding patatin-like phospholipase family protein: MRALVISGGGSKGAFGGGVAQYLMQEMGKEYDMLVGTSTGSLLVPHLALQNIEKIKEVYTSVNQNAIFNVCPFVIKKDKFGEQSIAIDHWSVLRNFLKGSKTFGESKKLRKLIEKTFTRENYEQLQASGKEVLVTVSNLSLHKTEYKSSKEETYEDFCDWVWMSCNYIPFMSLASKNGCEYADGGFGALVPIKEAVERGATEIDVIILETEVTYYNNLPSSNVFSLLSNLHGFMMDRIEKQNITIGKYAANQKEAIINFYYTPTVLTTNSLIFNKEKMKIWWKSGFDYAKYKNEELNEIKVDDEG, encoded by the coding sequence ATGCGGGCATTAGTCATTTCAGGAGGAGGAAGTAAAGGCGCTTTTGGCGGCGGTGTTGCTCAGTACCTTATGCAAGAAATGGGCAAAGAGTATGATATGCTTGTAGGTACCTCTACAGGAAGTCTTTTAGTGCCTCATCTTGCACTTCAAAATATCGAAAAGATAAAAGAGGTATACACCTCTGTAAATCAAAATGCCATTTTTAATGTATGTCCTTTTGTAATAAAGAAAGATAAATTTGGCGAGCAATCTATTGCTATAGATCACTGGAGCGTACTGCGCAATTTTTTAAAAGGCTCTAAAACCTTTGGAGAAAGTAAGAAGCTACGCAAGCTTATAGAAAAAACCTTTACCCGTGAAAATTATGAACAGCTACAAGCTAGTGGTAAAGAAGTACTAGTCACAGTTTCTAATCTCTCACTTCATAAAACGGAATATAAATCTAGTAAGGAAGAGACCTACGAAGATTTTTGTGACTGGGTGTGGATGTCGTGTAATTATATCCCGTTTATGAGCCTCGCCTCAAAAAATGGATGCGAGTATGCAGATGGAGGTTTTGGGGCACTAGTACCCATCAAGGAGGCTGTAGAACGCGGCGCAACCGAAATTGATGTAATCATATTAGAAACAGAGGTTACTTATTATAACAATCTCCCTTCTTCTAACGTGTTCTCCCTGTTGAGCAATCTACACGGCTTTATGATGGACCGTATAGAAAAGCAAAATATCACCATAGGTAAATATGCTGCCAACCAAAAAGAGGCGATAATAAACTTCTATTATACACCGACGGTGCTCACTACAAACTCACTTATTTTTAATAAAGAAAAAATGAAAATCTGGTGGAAGAGTGGTTTTGACTATGCCAAGTATAAAAACGAAGAGCTCAACGAGATTAAGGTAGATGATGAGGGGTAG